One genomic window of Macaca mulatta isolate MMU2019108-1 chromosome 8, T2T-MMU8v2.0, whole genome shotgun sequence includes the following:
- the DKK4 gene encoding dickkopf-related protein 4, protein MAAAVLLGLSWLCSPLGALVLDFNNIRSSADLLGARKGSQCLSDTDCNTRKFCLQSHNEKPFCATCRGLQRRCQRDAMCCPGTLCMNDVCTTMEDATPKLERQLDEQDGTHAEVTTGHPVQENQPKRKPSIKKSQGRKGQEGESCLRTFDCGPGLCCARHFWTKICKPVLLEGQVCSRRGHKDTAQAPEIFQRCDCGPGLLCRSQLTSNRQHARLRVCQKIEKL, encoded by the exons ATGGCGGCGGCCGTCCTGCTGGGACTGAGCTGGCTCTGCTCTCCCCTGGGagctctggtcctggacttcaaCAACATCAGGAGCTCTGCCGACCTGCTTGGGGCCCGGAAG GGCTCACAGTGCCTGTCTGACACGGACTGCAATACCAGAAAGTTCTGCCTCCAGTCCCACAATGAGAAGCCGTTCTGTGCTACATGTCGTGGGTTGCAGAGGAGGTGCCAGCGAGATGCCATGTGCTGCCCTGGGACACTCTGCATGAATG ATGTTTGTACTACGATGGAAGACGCAACCCCAAAATTGGAAAGGCAGCTTGATGAGCAAGATGGCACACATGCAGAAGTAACAACTGGGCACCCAGTCCAGGAAAACCAACCCAAGAGGAAGCCAAGTATTAAGAAATCACAAGGCAGGAAGG GACAAGAGGGAGAAAGTTGTCTGAGAACTTTTGACTGTGGCCCTGGACTTTGCTGTGCTCGTCATTTTTGGACGAAAATTTGTAAGCCAGTCCTTTTGGAGGGACAGGTCTGCTCCAGGAGAGGGCATAAAGACACTGCTCAAGCTCCAGAAATCTTCCAGCGTTGCGACTGTGGCCCCGGACTACTGTGTCGAAGCCAACTGACCAGCAATCGGCAGCATGCACGGTTACGAGTatgccaaaaaatagaaaagctataa